Proteins encoded together in one Drosophila albomicans strain 15112-1751.03 chromosome 2R, ASM965048v2, whole genome shotgun sequence window:
- the LOC117576309 gene encoding formin-J isoform X2, which produces MNEGFELPATHGNCKIDGSCISQHRSSNTNSSNNNNSNSNSNINNHINNHSSGLSRVTELASGAMECLPMSAGVVTHHPHLMAGGGGGAVVGAGASGGAMVSSPTATVVVGAAYPHHLHHHHHHLSHHAPYSNSYGSHPHHPIHSEQTKSLQELQHEVGALLEFRDLVIETFPDLKHKMASMSTTPSTPNSVGALGGSHSVGGVVVGSSSLAARREWEPGIRMKRKLSHKEPSTTTSTGGVATAAAGAGGGGEPSSSSSLTRSRSNSHSGKKEPKSGENNNGSVVQDSGFSTETSSSKEGHSASSTNGAMTVAIASNRLSCAESDDELLNLLDVIHRKSNRLREEVEHLQSYERQQQGDATAKGHKSGASGMTPQQFREQVDRLNREDIKQLRKERDRLLDKLAEMEAETLTGRIKAAKMNDQVEELISVKKDLEEQLKLAMAQKLELSSRVQQLQLQQQQQQQLQQPQQLQSKSSSSASQSDFSSQRNFSSSATTVLSNSSRPSLNNSSNNTNTFQPVVLDQPQEAFHQSSGSDTATRRQQQQQHQLGRLDGVVSTPGARNTKCRITDSKRFSAILLETNVLELQRHLLTLTVQNQVLAQKLDSSSKSKTQLAKRLDKSQEDSEELRFQLEEKNIELEGTKAQLRVLESRLHTSSTANSYLHSSQHDYETNRSSASTTLMLSRRGVPDSVDSSSAVVLSTTSATLPRSDQISTPSMKAMVPLAMEELQQHSSSTESAHEHEAERTPNDTQSKTIVNAIHSASPLGSSTPTAPIPSSSSSIAARVMSSSVGGISPYQTEQTPMRNYAFRKFSSASKPSKIPLPGSKAAAYFAGKPPTGRVSSSSTAGRSPPSVHNSSSVSYGSSSKSSLSRSTGNLSQSLKRGDSASNHSLSTNTSRSSTSSSIPLATTPYSSSSAGAGVRNNNSSSGNTTTTPSPRVLQNSPLPKLKRETLSSRVRHLDSLSRAQQSPEQQQQQQQQQQQQQQLNSSASHKSSPSSGGSSSSIAAQLSTTLRKDLQLSASSASTYHQRRGAGNVGSGSVGVARRFSSASVAGARLAREHQLQSNSSDAAAAAAALATPTSSYGDSDSGKNLANSISKPNFRFNNNNWQLWQTSNNNNSNNYNSNNNINMTILEEQRCFNELLLHEAGNVSEETAYDSYYTQYTTPDSMDCASDNLLVTFDYGYSDSIEALPGLMPTTTTAAAEDEVGDADIWFGTPPNDANNPFKVHHVQHKQSLPEENSLQSLISYDVDDIEELSEPESESEPESESEAEIEEEFYDSIEC; this is translated from the exons AATGAAGGTTTCGAGCTACCCGCAACGCATGGCAACTGCAAGATCGACGGCAGCTGTATTAGCCAACACAGAAGTAGCAACactaacagcagcaacaacaataacagcaacagcaatagcaacatcaacaaccaCATTAACAACCACAGCAGTGGCCTCTCACGCGTCACCGAATTGGCCAGCGGGGCCATGGAATGCCTGCCAATGAGCGCTGGCGTTGTCACACATCATCCACATCTGATggctggcggtggcggtggtgctgttgttggtgctggtGCTAGTGGCGGTGCGATGGTCAGCTCACCGACAGCCACTGTGGTGGTGGGCGCCGCATATCCACATCATTtgcaccatcatcatcatcatttgaGCCACCATGCACCGTATAGCAACAGCTATGGCAGTCATCCACATCATCCCATACACAGTGAGCAAACGAAATCGCTGCAGGAGCTGCAGCATGAGGTGGGCGCACTGCTGGAATTCCGAGATCTGGTCATCGAAACGTTTCCCGATCTCAAGCATAAAATGGCCTCCATGTCGACGACACCATCCACGCCCAATTCGGTGGGCGCTCTAGGCGGCAGTCACTCGGTGGGTGGCGTAGTCGTTGGCAGCTCCTCGTTAGCAGCCAG ACGCGAATGGGAGCCGGGCATACGCATGAAGCGCAAATTGTCGCACAAGGAACCGTccacgacgacgtcgacgggCGGCGtcgcaactgcagctgctggagCTGGAGGTGGCGGCGAGCCGTCGTCGTCCTCATCGCTGACGCGCAGTCGCAGCAATTCGCACAGCGGCAAGAAAGAGCCAAAGAGCGGAGagaacaacaacggcagcgtTGTGCAGGACTCCGGCTTCTCAACGGAGACCAGTTCCTCCAAGGAGGGTCACAGTGCCTCCTCCACCAACGGTGCAATGACT GTCGCCATAGCATCGAATCGTCTGAGTTGCGCCGAGTCGGACGATGAGCTTCTCAACCTGCTGGATGTCATACATCGCAAATCGAATCGCTTACGCGAGGAGGTCGAACATCTGCAGAGCTACGAGCGACAGCAGCAGGGCGATGCCACGGCCAAGGGGCACAAGAGTGGCGCGAGTGGCATGACGCCGCAACAGTTCCGCGAGCAGGTGGATCGACTGAATCGTGAGGATATCAAGCAGCTGCGGAAGGAGCGTGACAGATTGCTCGATAAGCTGGCTGAAATGGAGGCGGAGACGTTGACGGGTCGCATTAAGGCGGCCAAGATGAACGATCAGGTGGAGGAGTTGATCAGCGTGAAAAAAGATCTCGAGGAGCAGCTAAAGTTGGCCATGGCTCAAAAGCTAGAGCTGAGCTCGCGTgtacagcagctgcagctgcaacaacagcagcaacaacaactgcagcagccacagcaattgcaaagcaaaagctcATCCAG CGCCAGCCAATCGGATTTCTCCAGTCAACGCAACTTTTCATCCTCGGCGACGACGGTGCTTTCGAACAGCAGTCGCCCCAgcctcaacaacagcagcaacaatacgAACACATTCCAGCCTGTTGTGCTCGACCAGCCGCAGGAGGCATTCCATCAAAGCTCAGGCAGTGATACAGCAACGAgaagacaacagcagcagcaacatcagttGGGTCGCTTGGATGGCGTGGTAAGCACGCCAGGTGCACGCAACACCAAATGCCGCATCACAGATTCGAAGCGCTTCTCGGCCATACTGCTGGAGACGAATGTGCTGGAACTGCAGCGTCATCTGCTCACGTTGACTGTGCAGAATCAGGTGCTCGCCCAGAAGCTCGACTCGTCGAGCAAGTCCAAAACACAGCTGGCCAAACGACTGGACAAGAGTCAAGAGGATTCCGAAGAGCTACGCTTTCAGCTGGAGGAAAAGAATATCGAGTTGGAGGGCACCAAAGCGCAGTTGCGTGTGCTGGAATCGCGGCTACACACGAGCAGCACGGCCAACTCGTATCTGCATTCATCACAGCATGACTACGAAACGAATCGTTCATCAGCGTCCACCACGCTGATGCTGAGCAGACGCGGAGTGCCCGACTCGGTGGACTCCTCGTCAGCTGTAGTTCTGTCGACGACGTCAGCGACATTGCCGCGCTCTGATCAGATTAGCACGCCCAGCATGAAGGCCATGGTGCCGCTGGCCATGGAGGAGTTgcagcagcacagcagcagcacggaATCCGCACACGAGCACGAAGCGGAACGCACGCCCAACGACACGCAGAgcaaaacaattgtgaatGCCATTCACAGTGCCAGTCCGCTGGGCAGCAGCACGCCCACAGCGCCGAttcccagcagcagcagcagcattgccGCTCGAGTGATGAGCTCCAGCGTCGGCGGCATCAGTCCCTATCAAACGGAGCAGACGCCGATGCGCAATTATGCGTTTCGCAAATTCAGCAGCGCCAGCAAACCGAGCAAAATCCCGTTGCCCGGCAGCAAGGCGGCCGCTTACTTTGCCGGCAAACCGCCCACGGGACGtgtctcctcctcctcgacGGCGGGACGATCGCCGCCATCGGTGCACAACTCCAGCAGCGTGTCgtatggcagcagcagcaaatccTCGCTGAGTCGCAGCACTGGCAATCTGAGTCAGAGCTTGAAGCGTGGCGATTCGGCCTCCAATCATTCGCTGAGCACGAACACAAGTCGCAGTTCGACTTCATCCTCCATACCGCTGGCCACGACGCCGTATTCATCCAGCTCGGCTGGTGCTGGCgtacgcaacaacaacagcagcagcggcaacacaacaacaactccgtCCCCGCGTGTGCTCCAGAACTCGCCGTTGCCGAAGCTAAAGCGCGAGACGCTTAGCTCTCGAGTGCGGCACTTGGATTCGCTATCACGTGCACAACAATCAcccgaacagcagcaacagcaacagcaacaacaacagcagcagcaacaactcaaCAGCAGCGCCTCGCACAAGAGCAGTCCGTCGAGTGGCGGCAGCTCCAGTTCCATTGCCGCCCAGTTGAGCACAACGTTGCGCAAGGACTTGCAGCTGAGTGCATCGTCTGCGTCGACGTATCATCAACGTCGTGGCGCTGGCAACGTTGGCAGTGGCAGTGTCGGTGTAGCACGACGCTTTAGCAGCGCCTCGGTGGCGGGTGCGCGTTTGGCGCGTGAGCATCAACtgcagagcaacagcagcgatgctgcagcagcggcggctgcATTAGCCACGCCCACGTCCAGTTATGGCGACAGTGATAGTGGCAAG AATTTGGCAAATTCGATTTCTAAGCCAAATTTCCGtttcaataacaacaattggcaattgtggcaaacaagcaacaacaacaacagtaacaactacaacagcaacaacaacatcaacatgacAATTCTGGAAGAGCAAAGATGCTTCAATGAGCTGCTGCTCCATGAGGCGGGCAACGTGTCCGAGGAGACGGCCTACGATTCGTATtacacacaatacacaacGCCCGATTCAATGGACTGTGCCAGCGATAATCTGCTGGTCACCTTCGATTATGGTTACAGCGATTCCATCGAAGCGTTGCCGGGCTtgatgccaacaacaacaacggctgCAGCTGAGGATGAAGTTGGCGATGCGGACATTTGGTTTGGCACGCCTCCGAATGATGCCAACAATCCATTCAAGGTGCATCATGTGCAGCATAAGCAATCGCTGCCCGAAGAGAACAGTTTGCAGTCGCTGATCTCCTACGATGTAGACGACATCGAGGAGCTGTCGGAACCGGAATCCGAGTCCGAACCCGAGTCCGAGTCTGAGGCGGAGATTGAAGAGGAATTCTATGATAGCATTGAATGTTGA